One window of Falco cherrug isolate bFalChe1 chromosome W, bFalChe1.pri, whole genome shotgun sequence genomic DNA carries:
- the LOC129734488 gene encoding ankyrin repeat domain-containing protein 26-like: protein MEEKQKLELQSRNLEMELRTLRRLLKQVEEERDETQRQLSQEKRARALQEGILNNHLGRQKELEEETRRSIGKKSEESSTDREQDLLYKNQLLQDEIAMLRLELTQVRLRHQEEQGKYLKENETLKEKNEALKKELKLHKEALRQMFFQFNAELDLVKRESAVLTSKLEQTNKSKDRLETEIESLRSSLNAAVQELELHLSSESNAERRFPRERDECLCLQVELHRDLSDVQETNKSLSLQLCKAKSKANRLENELHQLKQMLGEKALLLEMTKKN from the exons atggaggagaaacagaaacttgagtTACAGTCTAGGAATTTAGAAATGGAGTTAAGAACACTGAGAAGGCTCTTGAAACAG GTTGAAGAGGAACGTGAtgaaacacagagacagctctCTCAGGAAAAGAGGGCCAGAGCCCttcaagaaggaattttgaacAACCACCTTGGGAGACAAAAGGAACtagaagaagagacaagaagatCTAtcggaaaaaaatcagag GAATCCAGCACTGATAGAGAACAGGATCTGTTGTACAAGAATCAGTTACTACAAGATGAGATTGCTATGCTAAGGCTAGAACTCACTCAAGTAAGACTTAGGCACCAGgaggaacaaggaaaatatttaaaggaaaatgagaccttgaaagaaaaaaatgaagctctcAAAAAGGAACTTAAACTGCACAAGGAAGCattaagacaaatgttttttcagttcaacGCGGAGCTGGACTTAGTAAAGAGAgaatctgcagtgctgacttCCAAACTTgagcagacaaacaaaagcaaagacagactaGAGACAGAAATTGAATCATTGCGTTCCTCCCTGAACGCTGCAGTTCAAGAACTTGAACTTCATTTGTCATCAGAAAGCAATGCTGAACGAAGATTTCCCAGAGAACGTGATGAATGCCTTTGCTTGCAAGTCGAGCTCCATCGTGACCTCTCTGACGTGCAAGAAACCAACAAGagcttgtctctgcagctgtgtaaagctaaaagcaaagctaataGGCTAGAAAATGAGCTTCACCAGTTGAAGCAAATGCTCggagaaaaagctttgcttttagaaatgacaaaaaagaattaa